The Tissierellales bacterium genome contains the following window.
CCGAATCGTAGTCATCTAAATTGAATTCATTTTTTGCATAGAAATTTGCGCGAGCATTCATAACGCCTAAACCATAACCACGTATTTGACAGGCACTTAGACCTTTGCAATCAAGATTTCCAGATTCATCAGTATTTGAAGAGATATAAGCACTTTTACAGAGTAAGTCAACTGGGTCAGACACTACTGCGAATAGACCGTTGTAGTTACAATCACGAGCTTTTTTAGCGTATATATTTACTATTTTCGAATTTTGCTCAAATTGAACCATGCGAACATCGCCTTCAACTATGTCAAGTGAAGGTATGGCTTTAGTTGCACAGAAAACAAATAAATCACAATCAAAAACTTGATCTTCGTTTAGTTTGAAAATTTCAGGATATGTTCTATTATCGAAATTTGAAAAAATTTGATTTCCTTCGAAAATTAAACGATCCATTTTAGTTTGATCAAAATCAAATATGCCAATTTGGCTTATTGAATCACCACCTAATAATCGTAAACCTACAACTAAAGTTCTGCCAACATCACCGAGAGCAACTACATTAACTTTCCATTTCTTAGGAAGCTTTTTCCCAAGAAGAGATAGAATATTTGGAGCATTTTCATTTATAAAGCTGACCTTAGATTCACTAATTTTTGATGTGAACCATGCAGGAAAATATATAGATACATTTTCAGCTGAGTTATTTCTTAAATCTTTTAGAGAATCATTTGTTTTTAGACAATCATGTATAGAATTTACACAAAATTGATCTTTTCCATAGTTCGAAAGCGCCCCTATGAAATAAATTAAGTTAGATTTTGCAGCAGTAGTTTCATCAATTTCTTGGAAATTGAAAGATAGTTTTTTTTGAGACATAATAGTAGAATCGTTATAAGTGTAGTAATACATTAAAACATCTCCCTTTATATGAAATTTTTAATTCTGTTTAAATGTTCTAAATCATTTTCTAAGTATCGAGAAGGGGATAAATTCAAGTCATAATCTACGAATTTACCGCGATCAGGATATCTTGGAGAAATGAATACTTCGCCTAAGTGTCTTAAAGTAAGATTGCGTTCTGTTAATTTTAAATATTCTTTTTCTAAAACTTTTAGAATGTCTCTTGAATTTTCAATTGCTACTTTAGAAAGTTCAAAAATAGATAGTTCGTCTGCGCCTTTTATAAAATTTGGAGTGGCATAAGGTAAAATGAAATTTAGTGATGGAATTAAATTTATTTTAGGACTTTGACCTCGCCAAACAGTTTCACCACCTATAAATGGGTAAAATGTGTTTTCATTAAACCATACTCTAAGTTTTGGCAGAAAATAGGCAGAATCGACTGAACGCTCCTGTAAATCCATTAGTTCTTTTCCTCGACCGGATAAAATGCCTACTAATATTTGTTTTACATCTACATGTTTTTCTTTAAGTAATGGATCAAGAACTTTTATTCTGTATCCTTTATTTAAAAGATCATCAACTAAAATGATGGGTTTGTTGAATGCATTTATCATTTCAATCTGATGGTTAAGGCTCATATAGTGTGGATAGGGTTCTATTGTAAAAGATTCTATATCAGGAGCAAACATTTTTTCTGAATGAATAGATTT
Protein-coding sequences here:
- a CDS encoding lactate dehydrogenase, which translates into the protein MYYYTYNDSTIMSQKKLSFNFQEIDETTAAKSNLIYFIGALSNYGKDQFCVNSIHDCLKTNDSLKDLRNNSAENVSIYFPAWFTSKISESKVSFINENAPNILSLLGKKLPKKWKVNVVALGDVGRTLVVGLRLLGGDSISQIGIFDFDQTKMDRLIFEGNQIFSNFDNRTYPEIFKLNEDQVFDCDLFVFCATKAIPSLDIVEGDVRMVQFEQNSKIVNIYAKKARDCNYNGLFAVVSDPVDLLCKSAYISSNTDESGNLDCKGLSACQIRGYGLGVMNARANFYAKNEFNLDDYDSVGRAFGPHGNGLIIANSIKNYDHDLSLKLTELTQNANLEVRKLGFKPYIAPALSSGAISLINTISGNWHYSALYFDGAFIGTKNRLLESGCDWERYDFPEKLYKRLEETHSYLKEIL